AAAAAATCGCTGCGGACCTTAAGGCCGCGCGCCGTTTCCCTTCTCCCGAGATCGGTAATGCTGACCCAGACAATCCTACGGTCGGCGGCATCCCTGTCCCTGATAATCAGCCCGCCCCGCTCCATCCGGTCGAGCAGCATCGTAACCGCCGCAGGACTGGTCGCCAGATGCGGAGCGAGGTCGGAAGGCTTGGCGGCTCCCCGTTCCTGAACAAGCTCAAGCACGGTTAGTTGGGCGTCGGTAAGCGTGGGGGCCAGCTTTGTATCCATATGAACCTTATAATCTTTCAGAATTTTGTGCCAGATTTTACTGAATTCAAAGGAGTTCACAGTTGTTCCTTCCTTTCTTGGCGAATGATCCGTCATTAAAATATGTTCGCGGAAGAGTTTCTTTTTCCTGCAAAAGGAAAAAAATAAATAACCCCATAAACTTTTAACGGCTGTAAAGAAGAATTTAAAATCTTAGATTACGTGTGAAGCAAATTTTAAAATATATTAAATACCAGAATGAACCAAATTGTCAATCGGTCCAAATCTTCGGGATATTAATCATGTTGATTCCGGTTCTGATTACCGGCCGGCTGTACGACGAGCTAAAGACTCTGGGTCCTCTCCTCGTTAGTGAATTCATTATCGCTGCTTTCGACACGGCACGCCATGTATAAAAAGACATCCGCACCCTGTCGAAAAAGGGGCGCAGATGTCTTTTATAGGCACAGCTTGTATTCGATAAAATCCGCTCTACTTCACGCTAATTTGCACGCTGACGATCTCGTCTTTCTTCTCCACCGGAACAAGAAGCTTGCCAATGGAACGTCGTTCGGCGATCGGCGCAGCTTCCGAAGAGAAGCTATGCACCGCTCCCTCGCGCGTGATGGCGGTCAGTTCGAACGTCTCCTTGCAGTAAAATGCGCCAGCAATCCGGCTTCCGTTAGGACGGACGCGTTTGCCTTCCTTGAATTCAAAGGTCGGCACTCCCTTGCCGCCCCGGCTCTGCGGCACATAATCCAGCAGCAGACTGCGCTTGCCGAAACCGATATCCGTCAGAGTGAGAATCTCTCCCTCATCGTCCGAAACCCGGAAGCAGGACACCACCTCATCGCCTTCCTTAAGCTGAATGCCTTTCACGCCGGCTGCCACACGGCCCATCGGGTTCACTTCGCTCTCGCGGAACCGGATACTCATGCCTTCCCGGGTGACAAGTACAATGTCTTGCTCCCCCTCGCTCAGCATCACTGAGAGCACCTCATCTTCCGCTCCCACCTTGCATGCAGCGATGGCGCCGCTGCGGCTCGTGAAATACTCCTTCAGTTCGGTGCGTTTCACCTGTCCCTTGCGCGTTACAAAAATCAGACTGCGGGCAGGCTCTTCGAAATTGCTTATAGGGATTATTCCGGCAATTCCGTCTCCCTTGGAAAGACTGATTACATTTACAATCGCGGTGCCGGGGTCCTTCCACTTAAACTCCGGAATCTGATGCACCGGAAGCAGGAAATACTGTCCTTTTCCTGTGAATACCAGCAGACTGTCCCGCGTATTGACGTCGAGAAGTTTGGTGATATAGTCGCCTTCTTTAACTCCAGACGCATTCCGTTCGCCGCCGGAGCGGGTAAAGGAAAGCATGCTTGTCCGCTTGATATAGCCATCCGCCGACAACGTGACCAGCACATCCTCCGCGTTGACCAGCGCCTCAAGGCTGACCTTGAGCTCTTCCACCTCGCCCTGAATGGCGGAGCGGCGGTCGATGCCGTATTTGTCGCGGATTTCCAGCAACTCCTTGCGGATGACGCTGACCAGCTTCTTGTCGCTCTCCAGAATTGCACGCAGGGCAGCGATCTTGCGCTGCGTCTCCTCCAATTCCTTCTCCAGCGTCTTGATCTCCAGATTCGTCAGGCGGTACAGTTGGAGAGTCAGGATGGAATCCGCCTGTCTTTCACTGAAGCCGAACATCCAGACGAGGTTGTTCTGGGCATCCTGGCGGTTCTTCGACGCTTTGATCGCGGCGATCACTTCATCCAGAATATTGAGCGCCTTAACCAAACCTTCCAGGACATGCGCCCGGTCCTCCGCCCGCTCCAGATCGAACTGGGTACGATGCGTGACTACTTCCCGCTGATGGGCGATATAAGCTTCCAGAATAGCCTTTAGGCCAAGCTGCTGCGGAGCTTTATTGACAATGGCTACCATATTGAAATTGTAAGTGACCTGCAGGTCGGTCTTCTTGAGCAGGTATGCCAAAATCCCCTGCGCGTCGGCCTCCTTCTTCAGCTCGACGACGATCCGCAGACCTTCACGGCCGCTTTCGTCGCGCACTTCCGCGATGCCCTCGACTTTTTTCTCAAGACGGATATTCTCCATCGCGGTAACGAGACGCGATTTAACCACCTGAAACGGAATCTCGGTGATGACGATCTGCTGCTTGCCGCCGCGCAGATTCTCAATCTCTGTCTTGGAACGCAGATAAATGCGTCCTTTGCCGGTCCGGTAAGCGTCCATAATTCCGTCGCCGCCCATTATGAGCCCGCCAGTCGGGAAATCCGGGCCTTTCATAAAGGTCATGATTTCTTCGAGCTCGATCTCCGGCTTCTGCATAACCGCGATGCAGGCGTCAATCGTCTCGCGCAAATTATGCGGCGGAATTTCAGTGGCAAAACCGGCCGAAATGCCGCTTGTACCGTTTACGAGCAAATTTGGATATCGTGAAGGGACGACGACCGGCTCCTTTGCCGAATTGTCGAAGTTGTCCTTGAACAGCACGGTCCGCTTCTCGATATCGCGCATCATTTCCATGGCGATCGGCGATAGCCGGGCCTCTGTATAGCGCATGGCTGCTGCCGGGTCGTCGTCCATCGAGCCCCAGTTGCCGTGTCCGTCGACGAGCACATGCCCCATTTTCCAAGGCTGCGCCATTCTCACCATGCCTTCATAGATGGACGAGTCGCCATGAGGATGATAGTTGCCCATGACGTCGCCGACGGTTTTGGCCGACTTGCGGTAAGGCTTGTCCGGTGTATTGCCCGAATCGTACATGGCATACAGAATCCGGCGTTGAACGGGTTTCAGTCCGTCGCGGACGTCGGGAATGGCCCGGTCCTGAATGATATATTTGGAATACCGGCCGAAGCGGTCGCCGACGACCTCTTCCAGAAATGCCGGCAAAAATTGTTCGGATAAACTGCTCATGCTTTCACCTTCTGTTCCTCAAACTGTCGCCTTTATAAAAGATTGGTGATCTGCACGTTGCTGTGCGACGGTTTGGACTTCCGGCCGCTGTTGTCTCCGGATTCCCTTCAATTAACCCTAAAGGGGGGAATCCGTAGACAAAGGCGGACGCTATCGCTCCTCCAGTTCCAAACCTTTCGCCCTGCTTCGCAAATCGCCAAAACATTTAAACATCGAAATTCTCGTCACCTTGCGACGAGAACACTTAAAATTATGTCTCGTCACTACTCCACGATCTCGGTAAAATCAACATTCTCTACGATCCAGCGCTTGCGCGGGTCGACCTTGTCGCCCATCAGCGTGGATACGCGGCGCTCCGCCTTGGCGGCATCCTCGATCTGCACCTGAAGCATGGTTCGCGACTCCGGATTCATTGTCGTTTCCCACAGCTGATCGGGGTTCATCTCGCCTAGACCTTTATAACGCTGAAGCTCGAAGTTTTTGCCGAACTCTTTCAAATAGTTCTGAAGCTGCTCGTCGGTCCAGGCGTATCTGACCGTCTCCAGCTTGCCCGATTTGCGAGTCAGCTTATACAGCGGCGGCTGGGCGATATATACTTTTCCCGCGTCGATCAGCGGCTTCATGTACCTGTAGAAGAACGTCAGCAGCAGCACCTGAATATGCGCGCCGTCGGTATCCGCATCGGTCATAATGATTATTTTGGAATAATTGCTGTCCTCTACCGCGAAATCCGGTCCGATTCCCGCACCGATCGCGGAAATGATCGCCCGGTATTCATCGTTCTTCAGTATTTCCGCCAGCTTCGCCTTCTCGGGATTCATCGGCTTGCCTTTAAGCGGCAGTATCGCCTGGATCTTCGAGTCGCGCCCCTGCTTGGCCGAGCCGCCGGCGGAATCGCCTTCGACGATGAACAGCTCCGTGCGGGAGAAGTCCTTGGACTGCGCGGGCGTTAGCTTGCCGCCCAGGTTCGAACCCTCGCTGCGTTTCTTGCCGCTGCGGATCTCGTCGCGGGCTTTACGCGCCGCTTCCCGCGCTTTGGCCGCCTGAATGGATTTCTTCAGCAGGCTCTGCGCCACCTGCGGGTTCTCTTCGAGAAAGCGCTGCATATTCTCGGAGACGATAAAGTCGACCACGCCGCGCGCCGAGGCGCTGCCGAGCTGGTCCTTCGTCTGGCCGACGAATTCGACCTCGGACATCTTGATGCTGATGACGGTCATCATGCCCTCGCGCAGGTCGCCGCCATCCAGATTCTTATCCTTCTCTTTCAACAGCCCTGTGCGCCGG
This region of Paenibacillus sp. URB8-2 genomic DNA includes:
- the parE gene encoding DNA topoisomerase IV subunit B, with the translated sequence MFEQVDMFAEVTKNGAADRTGYDADDIQVLEGLVAVRKRPGMYIGSTSSSGLHHLVWEIVDNAVDEHLAKFCSKIDITLRKDGSVTVTDNGRGIPTGMHKTGVPTPQVVFTMLHAGGKFGGSGYKKSGGLHGVGASVTNALSEWLEVEIYREGKIHRQRFEYWVDKNGKEHVGEPVTGLEVLGNTNKTGSKIMFKPDIRVFQGGISLNYDTLAERLQEIAFLNSGLRITLADERSGRQDEYFYEGGASEFVRYLNEGKDVLHDVIHFSAEKDEIEVEVAIQYNGGYTETIASFVNSIPTRSGGTHETGFKTAYTRVMNDYARRTGLLKEKDKNLDGGDLREGMMTVISIKMSEVEFVGQTKDQLGSASARGVVDFIVSENMQRFLEENPQVAQSLLKKSIQAAKAREAARKARDEIRSGKKRSEGSNLGGKLTPAQSKDFSRTELFIVEGDSAGGSAKQGRDSKIQAILPLKGKPMNPEKAKLAEILKNDEYRAIISAIGAGIGPDFAVEDSNYSKIIIMTDADTDGAHIQVLLLTFFYRYMKPLIDAGKVYIAQPPLYKLTRKSGKLETVRYAWTDEQLQNYLKEFGKNFELQRYKGLGEMNPDQLWETTMNPESRTMLQVQIEDAAKAERRVSTLMGDKVDPRKRWIVENVDFTEIVE
- the gyrA gene encoding DNA gyrase subunit A is translated as MSSLSEQFLPAFLEEVVGDRFGRYSKYIIQDRAIPDVRDGLKPVQRRILYAMYDSGNTPDKPYRKSAKTVGDVMGNYHPHGDSSIYEGMVRMAQPWKMGHVLVDGHGNWGSMDDDPAAAMRYTEARLSPIAMEMMRDIEKRTVLFKDNFDNSAKEPVVVPSRYPNLLVNGTSGISAGFATEIPPHNLRETIDACIAVMQKPEIELEEIMTFMKGPDFPTGGLIMGGDGIMDAYRTGKGRIYLRSKTEIENLRGGKQQIVITEIPFQVVKSRLVTAMENIRLEKKVEGIAEVRDESGREGLRIVVELKKEADAQGILAYLLKKTDLQVTYNFNMVAIVNKAPQQLGLKAILEAYIAHQREVVTHRTQFDLERAEDRAHVLEGLVKALNILDEVIAAIKASKNRQDAQNNLVWMFGFSERQADSILTLQLYRLTNLEIKTLEKELEETQRKIAALRAILESDKKLVSVIRKELLEIRDKYGIDRRSAIQGEVEELKVSLEALVNAEDVLVTLSADGYIKRTSMLSFTRSGGERNASGVKEGDYITKLLDVNTRDSLLVFTGKGQYFLLPVHQIPEFKWKDPGTAIVNVISLSKGDGIAGIIPISNFEEPARSLIFVTRKGQVKRTELKEYFTSRSGAIAACKVGAEDEVLSVMLSEGEQDIVLVTREGMSIRFRESEVNPMGRVAAGVKGIQLKEGDEVVSCFRVSDDEGEILTLTDIGFGKRSLLLDYVPQSRGGKGVPTFEFKEGKRVRPNGSRIAGAFYCKETFELTAITREGAVHSFSSEAAPIAERRSIGKLLVPVEKKDEIVSVQISVK
- a CDS encoding MarR family winged helix-turn-helix transcriptional regulator, with translation MNSFEFSKIWHKILKDYKVHMDTKLAPTLTDAQLTVLELVQERGAAKPSDLAPHLATSPAAVTMLLDRMERGGLIIRDRDAADRRIVWVSITDLGRRETARGLKVRSDFFAEVLDHISAHNQQLLLYLMGKLVAPGNEAAPLELSR